A genome region from Microbacterium terricola includes the following:
- a CDS encoding MarR family winged helix-turn-helix transcriptional regulator, producing MPERPPFSPVIALLTVSSVWDAHLGAALKDLGLTTRKYGLLAHIDATPGISFSELARRSQITVQTAHTAVRTLVADELVRDDMSHAGSASDLRVTKKGRRALAEAEVRLASLDERLTAGVPTLANALQGLHEEPYAGTDAHSR from the coding sequence ATGCCCGAGCGTCCGCCGTTCAGCCCCGTCATCGCCCTGCTGACGGTGTCGAGCGTGTGGGACGCGCACCTGGGCGCCGCGCTGAAGGATCTGGGCCTGACCACCCGCAAGTACGGGCTGCTCGCGCACATCGACGCGACCCCCGGCATCTCGTTCAGCGAGCTCGCCCGTCGCTCGCAGATCACCGTGCAGACCGCTCACACGGCGGTGCGCACGCTCGTCGCCGACGAGCTCGTCCGCGACGACATGTCGCACGCCGGATCCGCCTCCGACTTGCGCGTCACGAAGAAGGGCCGCCGCGCCCTGGCCGAGGCCGAGGTGCGGCTCGCGTCGCTCGACGAGCGGCTCACCGCCGGCGTCCCCACCCTCGCGAACGCCCTGCAGGGCCTGCACGAAGAGCCCTACGCGGGCACGGACGCCCACTCGCGCTGA
- a CDS encoding class I SAM-dependent methyltransferase, translated as MTFPFDALRRRPDIEGEGLVAVDAADRLILDESASARSGLTAGELVVIGDAYGALTLAALHDGAEDVRVHQDALTGERALAANAVDLGVTGYRSLGLTADLVRGARVVLLRLPRALDALDDIAGLIAAHAAPDVVVYAGGRIKHMAVAMNDVLRAHFARLDVTHARQKSRVLVAREPLAGRDPQPRTARHGDVTVRALGGVFAGTGIDIGTRLLLESLPREIPGDDALVDLACGTGVVAVSLARQHPDRVVYACDLSAAAVASAQATAEANGVADRVRVVRDDGVAALPDASVSFIALNPPFHSGAAVTDEIAPRLFAGAARVLRPGGELWTVWNSPLRYRAELERVVGPTRQVARNAKFTVTASVRRTAR; from the coding sequence GTGACTTTTCCGTTCGACGCGCTGCGGCGCAGGCCCGACATCGAGGGCGAGGGGCTCGTCGCGGTGGATGCTGCCGACCGCCTGATCCTCGACGAGTCCGCGAGTGCGCGCTCGGGGCTGACTGCGGGCGAGCTCGTCGTCATCGGAGACGCGTACGGGGCGCTCACCCTGGCCGCACTCCACGACGGCGCCGAGGACGTGCGGGTACATCAGGACGCGCTGACCGGAGAGCGCGCGCTCGCGGCGAATGCTGTGGATCTCGGAGTGACCGGCTATCGCTCGCTCGGGCTCACCGCCGATCTCGTCCGCGGCGCCCGCGTGGTGCTGCTGCGCCTCCCGCGCGCGCTCGACGCGCTCGACGACATCGCCGGGCTGATCGCCGCGCACGCGGCGCCCGACGTCGTGGTCTACGCGGGTGGGCGGATCAAGCACATGGCGGTCGCGATGAACGATGTGCTCCGCGCGCACTTCGCCCGACTCGACGTCACCCACGCCCGCCAGAAATCGCGGGTGCTGGTGGCGCGCGAGCCGCTCGCCGGCCGCGACCCCCAGCCCCGAACGGCACGACACGGCGACGTCACCGTCCGTGCACTCGGCGGCGTCTTCGCCGGCACCGGCATCGACATCGGCACCCGGCTCCTGCTCGAGAGCCTCCCGCGGGAGATCCCGGGCGACGACGCGCTCGTCGACCTCGCGTGCGGGACCGGCGTCGTCGCCGTCTCGCTGGCGCGACAGCATCCGGATCGCGTCGTCTACGCGTGCGACCTGTCCGCCGCGGCCGTCGCCTCGGCCCAGGCGACCGCCGAGGCCAACGGCGTGGCCGACCGGGTGCGGGTGGTGCGCGACGACGGCGTGGCCGCACTTCCCGACGCGAGTGTGTCGTTCATCGCGCTGAACCCGCCGTTCCACTCGGGGGCCGCGGTCACCGACGAGATCGCGCCACGGCTCTTCGCGGGCGCCGCCCGCGTGCTGCGCCCCGGCGGCGAGCTGTGGACGGTGTGGAACTCCCCACTGCGCTACCGCGCCGAGCTCGAGCGGGTCGTCGGCCCGACGCGGCAGGTCGCCCGCAACGCCAAGTTCACGGTCACCGCGTCTGTGCGCCGCACCGCCCGGTGA
- the nrdF gene encoding class 1b ribonucleoside-diphosphate reductase subunit beta, translating into MSEKLQLLNHVQAINWNRIEDDKDLEVWNRLVNNFWLPEKVPLSNDIQSWNTLTPDEQLLTMRVFTGLTLLDTIQGTVGAVSLIPDAITPHEEAVYTNIAFMESVHAKSYSSIFSTLASTKEIDEAFRWSVENPNLQKKAQIVMDYYRGDEPLKRKVASTLLESFLFYSGFYLPMHWSSRAKLTNTADLIRLIIRDEAVHGYYIGYKFQKGLEKVTEAERDELKDYTFSLLYELYDNEVQYTQDLYDGVGLTEDVKKFLHYNANKALMNLGYEAMFPSSVTNVNPAILSALSPNADENHDFFSGSGSSYVIGKAEATEDEDWEF; encoded by the coding sequence ATGAGCGAAAAGCTTCAGCTCCTGAACCACGTCCAGGCCATCAACTGGAACCGCATCGAGGACGACAAGGACCTCGAGGTCTGGAACCGCCTGGTGAACAACTTCTGGCTGCCCGAGAAGGTGCCGCTGTCCAACGACATCCAGTCGTGGAACACGCTGACGCCCGACGAGCAGCTGCTGACGATGCGCGTGTTCACCGGTCTCACCCTGCTCGACACCATCCAGGGCACGGTCGGCGCCGTCTCGCTCATCCCCGATGCGATCACCCCGCACGAGGAGGCCGTCTACACGAACATCGCGTTCATGGAGTCGGTGCACGCCAAGAGCTACTCGTCGATCTTCTCGACGCTCGCGTCGACGAAGGAGATCGATGAGGCGTTCCGCTGGTCGGTCGAGAACCCGAACCTTCAGAAGAAGGCTCAGATCGTCATGGACTACTACCGTGGCGACGAGCCGCTCAAGCGCAAGGTCGCCTCGACCCTGCTCGAGAGCTTCCTGTTCTACTCGGGCTTCTATCTGCCGATGCACTGGTCGTCGCGGGCGAAGCTGACGAACACGGCCGACCTCATCCGCCTCATCATCCGTGACGAGGCCGTGCACGGGTACTACATCGGCTACAAGTTCCAGAAGGGTCTCGAGAAGGTCACCGAGGCCGAGCGCGACGAGCTCAAGGACTACACGTTCTCGCTGCTCTACGAGCTCTACGACAACGAGGTGCAGTACACGCAGGACCTCTACGACGGCGTCGGCCTGACCGAGGACGTCAAGAAGTTCCTGCACTACAACGCCAACAAGGCGCTGATGAACCTCGGCTACGAGGCGATGTTCCCGTCCTCGGTCACGAACGTGAACCCGGCGATCCTGTCGGCCCTGTCGCCGAACGCCGACGAGAACCACGACTTCTTCAGCGGCTCGGGCTCGTCGTACGTCATCGGCAAGGCCGAGGCCACCGAGGACGAGGACTGGGAGTTCTGA
- the nrdE gene encoding class 1b ribonucleoside-diphosphate reductase subunit alpha, with protein MVESAVTAVAEFKGNPAFEGLDYHALNAMLNLYGADGKIQFDADKRAAREYFLQHVNQNTVFFHSLKERLDYLVEKEYYEAAVLEKYPFEFIQELNDFAYSKKFRFETFLGAFKYYTSYTLKTFDGKRYLERFEDRVVMTALGLADGDQKLAHDLVEEIISGRFQPATPTFLNSGKAQRGELVSCFLLRIEDNMESIARGINSALQLSKRGGGVALLLSNIRESGAPIKQIENQSSGIIPVMKLLEDSFSYANQLGARQGAGAVYLNAHHPDIMRFLDTKRENADEKIRIKTLSLGVVVPDITFELARNDEDMYLFSPYDVEKVYGVPFGDISVTEKYREMVDDARIKKTKINAREFFQTIAEIQFESGYPYVMFEDTVNRANPIKGRINMSNLCSEILQVNTPTTYNEDLSYNEIGKDISCNLGSMNIALSMDADDLGQTVETAIRALSAVSEQSHIASVRSIEDGNDRSHAIGLGQMNLHGYLAREHVYYGSEEGIDFTNIYFYTVLFHALRASNNLAIEKGQAFDGFEDSTYASGTFFDKYIERAWVPETEKVAELFAGKHIPTPEDWAALKASIQQHGIYNQNLQAVPPTGSISYINNSTSSIHPIASKIEIRKEGKLGRVYYPAAFMTNDNLEYYQDAYEIGYEKVIDTYAAATQHVDQGLSLTLFFKDTATTRDINKAQIYAWRKGIKTIYYIRLRQMALEGTDMSECVSCML; from the coding sequence ATGGTGGAATCAGCAGTGACGGCAGTGGCCGAGTTCAAGGGGAACCCCGCGTTCGAGGGGCTCGACTACCACGCGCTCAACGCGATGCTCAACCTCTACGGCGCGGACGGCAAGATCCAGTTCGACGCCGACAAGCGTGCGGCGCGCGAGTACTTCCTGCAGCACGTGAACCAGAACACGGTGTTCTTCCACTCGCTGAAGGAGCGCCTCGACTACCTGGTCGAGAAGGAGTACTACGAGGCGGCAGTCCTCGAGAAGTACCCCTTCGAGTTCATCCAGGAGCTCAACGACTTCGCGTACTCGAAGAAGTTCCGCTTCGAGACCTTCCTCGGCGCGTTCAAGTACTACACGAGCTACACGCTGAAGACCTTCGACGGCAAGCGGTACCTCGAGCGCTTCGAGGACCGCGTCGTGATGACCGCCCTCGGCCTCGCCGACGGCGACCAGAAGCTCGCGCACGACCTGGTGGAGGAGATCATCTCCGGCCGCTTCCAGCCGGCCACGCCGACCTTCCTGAACTCGGGCAAGGCACAGCGCGGTGAGCTCGTGTCGTGCTTCCTGCTGCGCATCGAAGACAACATGGAGTCGATCGCCCGCGGCATCAACTCCGCGCTGCAGCTGAGCAAGCGCGGCGGCGGCGTCGCCCTGCTGCTGTCGAACATCCGCGAGTCGGGTGCGCCGATCAAGCAGATCGAGAACCAGTCGTCGGGCATCATCCCCGTGATGAAGCTCCTCGAAGACAGCTTCAGCTACGCGAACCAGCTCGGCGCACGCCAGGGCGCGGGCGCGGTGTACCTGAACGCGCACCACCCCGACATCATGCGGTTCCTCGACACCAAGCGTGAGAACGCCGACGAGAAGATCCGCATCAAGACGCTCTCGCTCGGTGTCGTCGTGCCCGACATCACCTTCGAGCTCGCCCGCAACGACGAGGACATGTACCTGTTCTCGCCGTACGACGTCGAGAAGGTCTACGGCGTGCCGTTCGGCGACATCTCGGTCACCGAGAAGTACCGCGAGATGGTCGACGACGCGCGCATCAAGAAGACCAAGATCAACGCTCGCGAGTTCTTCCAGACGATCGCCGAGATCCAGTTCGAGTCCGGCTACCCGTACGTCATGTTCGAAGACACGGTGAACCGCGCGAACCCGATCAAGGGCCGCATCAACATGTCGAACCTCTGCAGCGAGATCCTGCAGGTGAACACGCCGACCACGTACAACGAGGACCTCTCGTACAACGAGATCGGCAAGGACATCTCGTGCAACCTCGGCTCGATGAACATCGCGCTGTCGATGGATGCCGACGACCTCGGCCAGACGGTCGAGACCGCGATCCGCGCGCTCAGCGCCGTCAGCGAGCAGAGCCACATCGCCTCGGTCCGCTCGATCGAGGACGGCAACGACCGCTCGCACGCGATCGGCCTCGGGCAGATGAACCTGCACGGCTACCTCGCCCGCGAGCACGTGTACTACGGCTCGGAAGAGGGCATCGACTTCACGAACATCTACTTCTACACGGTGCTGTTCCACGCGCTGCGCGCCTCGAACAACCTCGCCATCGAGAAGGGCCAGGCGTTCGACGGCTTCGAGGACTCGACCTACGCGAGCGGAACGTTCTTCGACAAGTACATCGAGCGCGCCTGGGTTCCCGAGACCGAGAAGGTCGCCGAGCTGTTCGCCGGCAAGCACATCCCCACGCCCGAGGACTGGGCCGCGCTGAAGGCATCGATCCAGCAGCACGGCATCTACAACCAGAACCTGCAGGCGGTCCCGCCGACCGGCTCGATCTCGTACATCAACAACTCGACGAGCTCGATCCACCCGATCGCGTCGAAGATCGAGATCCGCAAGGAAGGCAAGCTCGGCCGCGTCTACTACCCGGCCGCGTTCATGACGAACGACAACCTGGAGTACTACCAGGACGCGTACGAGATCGGCTACGAGAAGGTCATCGACACGTACGCCGCCGCCACGCAGCACGTCGACCAGGGCCTGTCGCTGACGCTGTTCTTCAAGGACACCGCCACCACGCGCGACATCAACAAGGCCCAGATCTACGCATGGCGCAAGGGCATCAAGACGATCTACTACATCCGCCTGCGGCAGATGGCGCTCGAGGGCACGGACATGTCCGAGTGCGTCTCGTGCATGCTCTGA
- the nrdI gene encoding class Ib ribonucleoside-diphosphate reductase assembly flavoprotein NrdI has product MTAVTTEAPLLVYFSSISGNTARFVEKLGMRAVRIPLHASEAALTVEEPFVLVTPTYGGGQGRGVEKGAVPKQVIRFLNDERNRRLIRGVISAGNTNFGEHFGAAGDIISRKCHVPHLYRLELFGTTEDVDRVSEGLERWWNQQ; this is encoded by the coding sequence ATGACCGCGGTGACGACTGAAGCACCGTTGCTGGTCTACTTCTCCAGCATTTCCGGGAACACCGCCCGCTTCGTCGAGAAGCTCGGGATGCGGGCGGTGCGTATCCCGTTGCACGCGTCGGAGGCGGCCCTCACCGTCGAGGAGCCGTTCGTCCTGGTGACGCCCACCTATGGGGGCGGCCAGGGGCGCGGTGTGGAGAAGGGTGCCGTTCCCAAGCAGGTGATCCGGTTCCTCAACGACGAGCGCAACCGCCGCCTGATCCGTGGAGTGATCTCCGCGGGCAACACGAACTTCGGCGAGCACTTCGGTGCCGCCGGCGACATCATCAGCCGCAAGTGCCACGTGCCGCACTTGTACCGGCTTGAACTATTCGGCACGACGGAAGACGTCGATCGCGTGAGCGAAGGATTGGAACGATGGTGGAATCAGCAGTGA
- the nrdH gene encoding glutaredoxin-like protein NrdH: MAITVYTKPACVQCTATYRALDSKGIEYEIHDLSVDPAALEQVKALGYLQAPVVITDEDHWSGFRPDKIDELASRLA; the protein is encoded by the coding sequence ATGGCGATCACCGTCTACACGAAGCCGGCCTGTGTGCAGTGCACCGCGACGTACCGCGCACTGGACTCCAAGGGCATCGAATACGAGATCCACGACCTCTCGGTCGACCCCGCTGCTCTCGAGCAGGTGAAGGCGCTCGGCTACCTGCAGGCGCCGGTCGTCATCACCGATGAAGACCACTGGTCGGGCTTCCGTCCCGACAAGATCGACGAGCTCGCCTCGCGTCTGGCCTGA